A section of the Streptomyces xinghaiensis S187 genome encodes:
- a CDS encoding cysteine desulfurase family protein: protein MNDRPVYLDHQATTPVDPRVVEAMLPYLTSEFGNPSSSHAYGRTAAAAVATARTRVAALIGAAGPDEIVFTSSGTESNHLALTGAAHALRAAGRGNHIVTTAIEHPATQATCDRLAGEGFRVTRLPVGTDGRLDPAGLVHAVGPDTVLVSVMHANNEIGTLQPLPELAAVTRERGILLHTDAAQSPATVAVDVGALGVDLLTLVGHKMYAPKGVGALYIRRGTPALRPQLVGGGQEHGLRAATENVPGIVALGAAAEIAQAEHGTDAARIGAHRDRLLGALTTAVPGLRLNGSSRHRLPGNLSLTFPGHTADRIMTATPGLAFSAGSACHRGDTTPSPVLTAIGLTPDEAARTVRLGIGRHTTSADITTAAELLVSAATAPVRP, encoded by the coding sequence ATGAACGACCGGCCGGTCTACCTCGACCACCAGGCCACCACCCCCGTCGACCCGCGCGTGGTGGAGGCGATGCTGCCGTACCTGACCAGCGAGTTCGGCAACCCCTCCAGCTCCCACGCCTACGGCCGCACCGCGGCGGCGGCGGTCGCGACGGCCCGCACCCGGGTGGCCGCGCTGATCGGCGCCGCCGGTCCCGACGAGATCGTCTTCACCTCCTCCGGTACCGAGAGCAACCACCTCGCGCTCACCGGAGCCGCCCACGCGTTGCGCGCCGCCGGCCGCGGAAACCACATCGTCACCACCGCCATCGAGCACCCCGCGACCCAGGCCACCTGCGACCGGCTCGCCGGCGAGGGCTTCCGCGTCACCCGCCTGCCGGTCGGCACCGACGGGCGCCTGGACCCCGCCGGACTCGTCCACGCCGTCGGGCCGGACACCGTCCTGGTGTCGGTGATGCACGCCAACAACGAGATCGGCACGCTCCAGCCGCTCCCCGAACTCGCCGCCGTCACCCGTGAGCGCGGCATCCTGCTGCACACCGACGCGGCCCAGAGCCCGGCCACCGTCGCGGTCGACGTCGGCGCCCTCGGTGTGGACCTGCTGACTCTCGTCGGACACAAGATGTACGCCCCCAAGGGCGTCGGCGCGCTCTACATCCGCCGCGGAACGCCCGCCCTCCGGCCCCAGCTCGTGGGCGGCGGCCAGGAGCACGGCCTGCGGGCCGCCACCGAGAACGTGCCCGGCATCGTCGCCCTCGGCGCCGCCGCGGAGATCGCCCAGGCCGAGCACGGCACCGACGCCGCACGCATCGGGGCCCACCGCGACCGGCTGCTCGGCGCGCTCACCACGGCCGTGCCCGGCCTGCGGCTCAACGGCTCCTCCCGCCACAGGCTGCCCGGCAACCTGAGCCTCACCTTCCCCGGCCACACCGCCGACCGGATCATGACCGCCACGCCCGGACTGGCGTTCTCGGCCGGGAGCGCCTGCCACCGCGGTGACACCACGCCCTCCCCGGTGCTGACCGCCATCGGCCTCACCCCGGACGAGGCGGCCCGCACCGTCCGCCTCGGCATCGGCCGCCACACGACCAGCGCCGACATCACCACCGCCGCGGAACTGCTCGTCTCCGCCGCCACCGCACCCGTCCGGCCCTGA
- a CDS encoding DsrE/DsrF/TusD sulfur relay family protein, whose protein sequence is MSRKILFILNDPPYGTERSYNGLRLAGALARRPETEIRVFLMGDAVGCAIAGQRVPNGYYHLDRMVESCIRHGAEVGCCGTCMDARGLGEDLLTGEARRSTLEELADWTLWADQVITF, encoded by the coding sequence ATGAGCCGCAAGATCCTCTTCATCCTCAACGACCCGCCCTACGGCACCGAGCGCTCCTACAACGGCCTGCGCCTGGCCGGAGCCCTCGCCAGGCGACCCGAAACCGAGATCCGGGTCTTCCTCATGGGCGACGCGGTCGGCTGCGCGATCGCCGGCCAGCGAGTCCCCAACGGCTACTACCACCTGGACCGGATGGTCGAGTCCTGCATCCGCCACGGCGCCGAAGTGGGCTGCTGCGGGACGTGCATGGACGCCCGCGGCCTCGGCGAGGACCTCCTCACGGGCGAGGCCCGCCGCTCCACCCTCGAGGAACTGGCCGACTGGACCCTCTGGGCGGACCAGGTCATCACCTTCTGA
- a CDS encoding ATP-binding protein, with amino-acid sequence MSGCTHTKRFRIRRHSVREARLHVETVLAEWKLGGLTDTASLIASELATNVVNHAKGTGEFFDLSLRRRPAVLVLEVADSFQWKMPEQRKPGPDDTSGRGLLIVDALSESWGVRPRETGKAVWVHLPILGVNGARTGMTW; translated from the coding sequence ATGTCCGGGTGCACACACACCAAGAGGTTCCGCATCCGTCGGCACTCCGTTCGGGAAGCACGTCTCCACGTCGAGACGGTGCTCGCCGAGTGGAAGCTCGGAGGTTTGACCGACACCGCCTCGCTCATCGCCAGCGAGTTGGCGACGAATGTCGTCAACCACGCCAAGGGAACGGGCGAGTTCTTCGACCTGTCGCTGCGCCGCAGACCGGCCGTGCTGGTCCTCGAAGTCGCCGACTCCTTCCAGTGGAAGATGCCGGAACAGCGGAAGCCGGGACCGGACGACACATCCGGGCGCGGTCTGCTGATCGTTGACGCGTTGTCCGAGTCCTGGGGTGTCCGCCCCCGGGAGACGGGCAAGGCCGTCTGGGTGCACCTGCCCATCCTGGGCGTCAACGGGGCGCGCACCGGCATGACATGGTGA
- a CDS encoding helix-turn-helix domain-containing protein, with translation MPAGGKPTVRSRRLGAALKRLRLASQLDQDRAADAVDCSVAKISRIESGQVSARVGDVRVLLDLYGVQDGAERGRLEKLARDSNKRGWWLDYRTPTLTQLGDFIALEADATYIRSWQPVFIPGVLQTPAYTRALIAANPAVITAEAADEIVKVRQQRREAIQETGARFAAVIWEPALTAPMPSSEAHSAQLAHIAEISRQQNVTIQVLPLDEWAAARVATPFVTFAFGPEPAPEAVAFDSLSNTVILEDSDELVNYAHAFDTLRSAALTPDKSRAFIEKTIKSIPREGRNP, from the coding sequence ATGCCCGCAGGTGGGAAGCCCACTGTGCGCAGCCGGAGGCTGGGAGCGGCGTTGAAGCGGCTCCGGCTGGCCTCACAGCTCGACCAGGACCGCGCGGCTGACGCCGTGGACTGCTCCGTGGCGAAGATCAGCAGAATTGAATCCGGTCAGGTCAGCGCTCGGGTGGGGGACGTGCGAGTGCTGCTCGACCTCTACGGGGTCCAAGACGGAGCCGAGCGGGGACGACTGGAGAAACTGGCCCGCGACAGCAACAAGCGCGGATGGTGGCTGGACTACCGCACGCCCACGCTTACGCAACTGGGCGACTTCATCGCACTGGAAGCGGACGCCACGTACATCCGGTCCTGGCAGCCTGTGTTCATTCCCGGCGTTCTGCAAACCCCGGCCTACACACGAGCATTGATCGCGGCGAATCCAGCCGTCATCACGGCCGAAGCGGCTGATGAGATCGTCAAAGTACGACAACAACGACGCGAGGCGATCCAGGAGACCGGTGCGCGATTCGCAGCCGTGATCTGGGAACCGGCCCTGACTGCGCCCATGCCGTCGAGCGAAGCCCACAGCGCCCAGTTGGCTCACATCGCCGAGATCTCCCGGCAGCAGAACGTGACCATCCAGGTCCTTCCGCTCGACGAGTGGGCCGCCGCGCGCGTCGCCACGCCGTTCGTCACGTTCGCTTTCGGACCGGAACCGGCGCCGGAGGCGGTTGCGTTCGACAGCCTGTCGAATACCGTGATCCTCGAAGACTCGGATGAACTGGTCAACTACGCCCACGCTTTCGACACGCTGAGGTCTGCCGCCCTCACCCCGGACAAGAGCCGCGCCTTTATCGAGAAGACCATCAAGAGCATCCCCAGGGAAGGCCGCAATCCGTGA
- a CDS encoding DUF397 domain-containing protein — MTPHRVTSPFIKSSYSGGASNDCVEVARTSDGGRAVRDSKNPGMGTQFYAPHAWDSFISGLRTGEFAH; from the coding sequence GTGACACCGCACCGAGTTACAAGCCCCTTCATAAAGTCCTCGTATTCCGGAGGAGCCTCTAATGACTGCGTAGAGGTCGCCCGGACCAGTGATGGGGGGAGAGCCGTCAGAGACAGCAAGAATCCAGGTATGGGAACGCAGTTCTACGCCCCACACGCATGGGATTCCTTCATATCCGGCCTCCGCACCGGCGAGTTCGCCCATTGA
- a CDS encoding LuxR C-terminal-related transcriptional regulator: MSDGTQNAGGTSGAGGGPGAEGTGAAGAFNGPSDSGTNGPETAGRHARVVLVDDHRMFRTGVQAEIGQTETTGVEVVGEAADVDQAVTVITATRPEVVLLDVHLPGGGGVEVLRRCAPLMADQQQPVRFLALSVSDAAEDVIGVIRGGARGYVTKTITGTDLINAVFRVKEGDAVFSPRLAGFVLDAFASTDAPPVDEDLDRLTQREREVLRLIARGYAYKEIAKQLFISVKTVESHVSAVLRKLQLSNRHELTRWATARRLV, from the coding sequence ATGAGCGACGGAACGCAGAACGCGGGCGGCACCAGCGGCGCGGGAGGAGGCCCGGGAGCAGAGGGCACCGGCGCCGCCGGGGCCTTCAACGGCCCCTCGGACAGCGGCACCAACGGCCCGGAGACCGCCGGCCGCCACGCACGGGTGGTCCTCGTCGACGACCACCGGATGTTCCGCACCGGCGTCCAGGCCGAGATCGGGCAGACGGAGACCACCGGGGTGGAGGTCGTCGGCGAGGCCGCGGACGTCGACCAGGCGGTCACGGTGATCACCGCGACCCGGCCCGAGGTCGTCCTGCTGGACGTCCACCTCCCGGGTGGCGGCGGCGTGGAGGTGCTGCGCCGGTGCGCACCCCTGATGGCCGACCAGCAGCAGCCGGTGCGCTTCCTCGCCCTCTCGGTCTCCGACGCGGCCGAGGACGTGATCGGCGTGATCCGCGGTGGCGCCCGTGGCTACGTCACCAAGACCATCACCGGCACGGATCTGATCAACGCGGTCTTCCGGGTCAAGGAGGGCGACGCCGTCTTCTCCCCGCGCCTCGCGGGCTTCGTCCTGGACGCCTTCGCCTCCACGGACGCCCCGCCGGTGGACGAGGACCTGGACCGCCTCACCCAGCGCGAGCGCGAGGTGCTGCGCCTGATCGCGCGCGGCTACGCGTACAAGGAGATCGCCAAGCAGCTGTTCATCTCCGTCAAGACGGTCGAGTCCCACGTCTCGGCGGTCCTCCGCAAACTCCAGCTCAGCAACCGCCACGAACTCACCCGCTGGGCCACGGCCCGCCGGCTGGTGTGA